Below is a genomic region from Acidobacteriota bacterium.
TGGTCAACGGGTACAAGATCAGCCGGTCGGACCCGCTCCATCGCATCATCATCGGACGCCTCTATCACTACACGGTCAAGATCCTCTTCGGTCTGAAGGTCCGTGACGTCGACTGCGACTTCAGGCTGATGCGCCGGTCCATGTTCGACACGGTGCACCTGGAGAAGACGAGCGGTGTCATCTGCCTGGAGATGATGAAGAAGATCCACGACGCCGGCTTCGCCATCGTCGAAGCGCCCGTGCACCATTACCACCGTGCGTACGGAAAGTCGCAGTTCTTCAACTTCGGCCGCATCCTGCGAACGGGCATCGATGTCCTCGCACTGTGGTGGGCGCTGGTCATCGAGCGCCGACACATGGCGCCGGGCCAGACGCCGGGCCAGACGCCGTCATCGGGAACATGACCATGGACGGGACCTTCTACCGCAACCGGCCCGTGATGATCACGGGGGGACTCGGGTTCATCGGCAGCAACCTCGCCCACCGGCTGGCCGATCTCGGCGCCGACGTCCTGCTGGTCGATTCGCTGATCCCGGATTACGGCGGCAACCTGCACAACATCGAGGGCATCAAGGACCGCGTGCGGGTCAACATCGCCGACGTCCGGCAAGAGAGCACGATGAACTACCTCGTGCGCCAGGTCGACGTGATCTTCAATCTTGCCGGGCAGGTCAGTCACATCGACAGCATGCGGGATCCGTACACCGACCTGGAGATCAACTGCCGCAGCCAGTTATCCCTGCTCGAGGCCTGCCGCCGGAACAACCCGAAGGCCAAGGTCGTCTTTGCCGGCACCCGCCAGGTCTACGGCAAGCCGGATTCGCTGCCAGTCACCGAGCGGCACCTCGTGCGGCCGACTGATATCAATGGCATCAACAAGGTCGCCGGTGAGTACTACCATCTGGTCTACAACAACGTCTTCGGCGTGCGCGCGTGCTCGTTGCGGCTGACCAACGTCTATGGCCCGCGCCAACTGGTGAAGCACGACCGCCAGGGATTCATCGGCTGGTTCATCCGGCTGGTGGTGGAGGATCGCGAAATCGAGATCTACGGGGACGGATCACAGTTGCGGGATTTCGTCTTCGTCGATGATGCGGCGGAGGCGTTCCTGGCCGCGGGCGCGTCGGACGCGTGCAACGGCGAGGTCTTCAACGTCGGCGGCCTCGAACCCATCAGCCACCGCGATCTGGTCCACCTGCTGATCGAGGTCGCGGGCACCGGGCGTGTGCGGTACGTGGACTGGCCGGCCGAGAAGAAGGCCATCGACATCGGCAGTTTCTACGCCGACTCCAGCCGGTTCACGACGGCGACCGGGTGGCGGCCCCGCGTGGGCCTGCGAGAGGGCCTGGCCAGGACGGTGGCGTTCTACCGCGAACACCTCGCGAAGTACCTGGAGCCGGCGCCCCACGCACCGGAGCGCGCATGACCTCGCCCCGCGTGCCGTTCATGCGGCTGAAGCCCGGCGAGGACGGCCCCGCGATCGACCAGGCGATCCGCCGCGTCATCGACGGCGGGTGGTACGTGCTCGGCCCCGAGGTCGAGGCCTTCGAACAGGCGTTCGCCGGCGCGTGCCATGCCTCCTACGCCATTGGGGTCGGCACCGGCACGGACGCCATCGCGATCATTCTCCGCGGGCTGGGCATCGGCGCCGGCGCCGAAGTCATCACGACACCGCTGTCGGCGGCCTACACCGCGCTTGCCTGCATGATGGTGGGCGCCAGGCCTGTATTCGCGGATCTCGATCCGGCGCGGCTGACGCTGGACCCGGCCGCGG
It encodes:
- a CDS encoding NAD-dependent epimerase/dehydratase family protein, producing MDGTFYRNRPVMITGGLGFIGSNLAHRLADLGADVLLVDSLIPDYGGNLHNIEGIKDRVRVNIADVRQESTMNYLVRQVDVIFNLAGQVSHIDSMRDPYTDLEINCRSQLSLLEACRRNNPKAKVVFAGTRQVYGKPDSLPVTERHLVRPTDINGINKVAGEYYHLVYNNVFGVRACSLRLTNVYGPRQLVKHDRQGFIGWFIRLVVEDREIEIYGDGSQLRDFVFVDDAAEAFLAAGASDACNGEVFNVGGLEPISHRDLVHLLIEVAGTGRVRYVDWPAEKKAIDIGSFYADSSRFTTATGWRPRVGLREGLARTVAFYREHLAKYLEPAPHAPERA
- a CDS encoding glycosyltransferase family 2 protein encodes the protein MTAPPQAPGLSIFFPAYNDSGTIASMVIGAIVAARALTSDFEVLVINDGSRDLTPQIADELARVYPQVRVVHHQANRGYGGALRSGFASASKEYIFYTDGDAQYDPSEMSILWSRLGPGVDMVNGYKISRSDPLHRIIIGRLYHYTVKILFGLKVRDVDCDFRLMRRSMFDTVHLEKTSGVICLEMMKKIHDAGFAIVEAPVHHYHRAYGKSQFFNFGRILRTGIDVLALWWALVIERRHMAPGQTPGQTPSSGT